ATTTCCATGTTTTGTCTTTgattttagttgttaattttaAGTAATTCTCTAAACTCGGGTCAGTTTGATTAATTTCTTTATGATTCTGAATGttttctttttgggtattttaattaagttgatttTGAGTGGTTTCTCATGTCCTGTCTTCGATTTTGGTTGTTAATTTTGAGTAATTCTTAAAATTCTTGGTGATTTGTTTTGtgggttgttgttttttttgctGAATTCTCGAGTAAAAGTACTATTAGGGTTTAGGAGGGTTTTATTTTTCGTATTTGATCATTGGGATTGTGCGTTTGTGCTTGTGATGAGATGATATGACTCTATTGTTAAAcaattttgattttgggttaggtTTCTGTTGAATTGAAGGTGGTGATGTTTTTAGTTTGAGCTGGTAAGCTTGATGGATGATGTTGTGATGATCCAAATTTGGAGAAAATAACTTTGAATTTCTTTTGTTGAGTATTTGCTGCAATGAAGTCTCAGTGATTCTAGGAGCAGAGGACCTACTTGCCCTTATGTAGATAGTTTTAGGCTTTTAGCCATGGGTGGCACATAATTTAGCTATAACTAACGATCGTTCCTCGGCGATGGTCAATCGAGTGAGGAACTTTGATGGTGGTTGTCCAAATGACTATGATTTTTTACTAGTTGTGGTTTTGTTCATAGGAATTTGGCTAGTTGCATTTTTCAAGGGTGGTATGATAGAAGGTTTTGTGTTGAGGTGGGGGTGTTATTGCTTATAACAAGACCTGATTTGTGGTTTTGTGTGGCTCTTTTATCTTGTGATTATgattttagaaagaaaaaatgcATGCGAGGAAGGTAGACAGCAAGCACGGCAGTTCATCAGATATACTCCCTTAAAAGAGCTTAACAATTATGGAAAATCCATTGACTACAAAAGAAAATACCCAGCCTTGTTAGGCTTACATTTCAAGGGGATTCTTCATGAGTAGAGGAGTACCTAATGTAGTCTTATAGCGTTGATCAGGAAGGATTAACGGTCCTGTAACCTTGAGGCGATGTAAGCAAGACTTTATAATGGCTTCATTATTTTGTACTAATTGATACGTTGGTGAAGTGTTGTGCCAAAAACTTCCAATAGATGCATCAACTAGTACCTTTATCATGGTTCATTGGCTCTTTTTTGTAGCGTGTTTTTGTTTCAGTTGCTTATAACTGTTATAAGATCACAAGAGCTAACTAGTGCAACGAACTTTATGGTGTCAAGTTGTCAACGTATGGATGATACCTTCTTACAAAAGCTTCATTATTTAGTActgcatccttaattccttatCATGCATCTAAACGATGCTATTTTACAGGATAATGTCTTTGTGCAAATGTTATGCTCAATTCAATACCGTGTGGTCAAACAAAATGCTGATGATGCATTTTATGAACTAGAAAATCCTAGAGAGCAGATTCAGTCTTACGTTTTCGATGGTAATGTTCCCACTAATTCAATTGCTTCTGCTTCCATTATGTACAAACCTATTAATGGTCATTTTCCCCCTCTTCCCTTTACTAATACTTGTGATATTGTAGTTGTTCGTGCTGTTGTCCCAAAGATGAACTTAGATGAGCTGTTTGAACAAAAAGGCGAGGTTGCTAAACATGTACTGGAGGAACTTGCAAAGGTAATTATTTATAATGAAGTATATTTCTCTGTCGGAGTTTCTTCAATTTAGATCTTTTTCTTCCAAATATAAGCAACAATTACTTGATGACGTAAGTTCAGCCGGTGCTTACATCGTTTCGCTATCACCCTCGAAATATGTTCACTAACTTATTTCTATAACTTGTATCTTAATGTTGCTAGACAAAGAATGAAGGGGGAGGTCCCATTAAATCCTTAATTCAATTATTCAAACAGAAACATATTTATGGATATAATGAAAAAAGACTCCCATTCAATGTTTTTGGAGAAGTCATTTGGTCATTCATTCCTTGATAATGTTTATAGGTTTCTTCATAAATTGTTAGCCCACCAATCCTCATTTACCAACCTCTCATTGTCTACACAAAACTGACAAATTCAATTCTCTTTGGATCATGTTTCAAAAATTCTGATTCACTGCATGCACATGGTTTATTCTCTGATAATGAAGAGATTTCGGTGGAATCGTGACATGAgctgaatttattttatttttccctgACAGCAACCAAACTCGACTTTTTTGGCAAACTCAAACTCGACTTTGGTGTATTTTATTCTTTAAACTTGTAGCTTTCTGCTATGCATACCAAACTTAGGGCCTTCATCATAGACGTCCTCTTTCAATTGCTCCTTGGACATTAGCCCCTTAACGTTAAAAGATCTCATAGTTGTAGACATTAGACGTTCTTAGAAATAATGTACTTAGTTTATTGTTAACTAATAATATTGATCACTGAGGATGGAACGTTCATTGTGACAGTAAACAAAATTTACTGAACGGACTTGGTTCTTacttcttggtatattgctcaGTTTATCTGTGTTTCCTGTTTGAACTTTTAGAATGATGATGAACTGAAACCTTGAACAGGTAATGGGAGAATATGGATACAGCATCGAACACATTCTGATGGTTGATATCATACCCGATCCAGCAGTTCGCAAGGCAATGAATGAGATCAATGCAGGTATATATCTCATCCCATTTGATTTTACAGAAAATGtagatttttttgttgtttttcctTTAGGCTCgatttggtagggtgtaaaacgttttcatggaaaacgattacgttgtttggtttggcaagggatgaaaaacaattttccacAACTATTTCAAAAGTAGAAAAACCTTtttcatttgaaagggagggaaaccactttccCCCTTAACGTCCCTCTTcctcatcttctcccattttcttttaaggaacGAAACAACAGAAAACTACTTTGGAATTATATTTtcccttggaaaatgttttccatggaaatcATTTTGCACTGAAATCGTTTTACACTAAACCAAACAAAGccttaatgtttaatttttaCCGCCTCAATTGTATTTATCTACCTCGTTGTACAGCACAAAGGCTTCAGCTAGCTAGCGTCTACAAAGGAGAAGCGGAAAAAATTCTACTAGTGAAAAGGGCCGAGGCCGAAGCAGAATCCAAGTATCTAGGTGGTGTTGGTGTAGCAAGACAAAGGCAGGCAATCACAGACGGGTTAAGAGAGAATATACTCAACTTCTCAAGCAAAGTAGAAGGAACATCTTCAAAAGAAATCATGGATCTTATTATggtcactcaatattttgacaCGATTAGGGATCTCGGTAACTCATCGAAGAACACCACTGTGTTCATACCTCATGGACCTGGTCATGTCAAAGACATCAGTAATCAGTTACGCGATGGACTCATGCACGCGAAAAGTGCAAATTTAGACGGTAAttaactaattactaattagcgTCTTCGTTATCAGATACAGAGTACAATGCTGCTGTTAATACTAATCCTTTTTTCGTGTTTTgttatgagtttatgactttTGTTTTACACTGTTATTTTTTAGATATGGTAAAGAAATGACAATGTGTGGGGAAAAAGGATGATGTGCAGTCTGTATATGAGTTTTAACTTTGAATGAATGAATTATATTGGCCTTGTTTGAATTCATCAATTGGTATATTTCTCTTAGAACTGATCAAAAGGCGGCCCGGGTTCGGGTTGATCGGGTCGGGCCTCGGTAAAAAATCAGCCCATCCCTTTGGGCTGTGCCAAACTCTGGGCAGCTTTTTTGTGTCTAAAACCTGCTATGTTAGGCCAAAaatattcactttgaatgaatTATATTGGCCTTATTTGAATTCATCACTTGGTATGTTTCTCTTATACCTGATCAAAAGGTGTGTCGGGTTCGGTTTGGGCCTTGGCCAAAAAATTCAGCCCTGCATGTTGGGCTGATATGGGCCAAATTTTGGGCGGATTCATTTTATCCAAAGCCCTCTATTATGGGCCCAAAACACCGGGCTTTTGGTCGGGCTGTTgtataattaaaatttcaatttcgagTTGTCTAAAATCCGtccaaaatatttttaaaatcacTGGGTTGGCCGGCCCAAAACGGGACTAAAAATGGTTAGTTGTGTGGGCAATCTAGCCATGAAATATTGAAATGTACTTCAGTTGGAAACTAGTGATCGCGAATTTTTAACTATTGAGGGAGCATATTACAAATCCGAATTCATCTAAAGTGCAGTAATATGACTCAAACTGTTGCGATTATTTAGAAACAGATGAAGTAATGATCATGTCTCAAAGTTAATGATTATTTAGAAACACATTAATTATCGATAAAACATATTGCAAATCCCTACACGACCCCTCCGGGAATAGTTACATGTTGCAAATTGTTAACTTATGTGGAACAGAATTTTCAAGCCCTATAGAAATAGAATTTTTAAGGTGTCTAATTATTTTCCTATTGTACGGATGAGGCATAACCTCAGAACATGATTGGGACAATAACAAAATTAAgaccttgtttatgttttttaCAACATTGATGagaaattcaatcaactcaATGTAGCCTTTGTTTCCTAATTGTCTAggaatcaattaaataatttacAACTAATCCTTAAAAAATTTTGATCTTCATTTCATTTTATTCCCTAGACTAGAAGTTTCTTACTAAGTTTTAATTTCATTGATTCATTGGGCCAACACGCGGGTTGTTTTGGGTAGAGTCGCGGTTGTAAAAGGAGGATGGTCAAGGCACGACCCACTTGGGGAGGGTTTAAGAGGGTGGTCGAGGCACGACCTACTCGAGGGTCCAAGAGGTGAAGAGGGTGGTCAAGGCATACCCtactgggggggggggggcgagGGTGATCAAGGCACGGCCTACTCTAGGGTATGGTTGAGGCATGGCCAACTCGGGGGTCCACGAGGTGGTCTAGGGACTAGGGACTAGGGTGATCGAGGCATGGCCTACTCGGGGGTCCAAGAGGATGGTTGAGGCTTGGGCCTACTCGAGGGTCCAAGAGGGTGATTGAGGCCCTGGCCTACTCGAGGGTCCAAGAGGGTGATTGAGGCATGGCCTACTCATGGGTCCAAGAGGTGGTCTAGGGTTTAAGAGGGTGATCGAGCCATGGCCTACTCGGTGGTCCAATAGGTGGTCTAGGGTCCAAGAGGGTGGTCGAGGGACGGCCTACTCGGGGGTCCTTGTGGCGGGCCGGGTATGGTGTGGGCTAAAATGCCACGTGACCCATGCTAATATGTTTCCTTTGTATTGAAGGCCAACTTATTGCGAAGGTCCCTTAGATTAGACCCACAACTTCTGTCTTTGGTTTTGTTGGCCCTAAccttaaatttctgtttcaattgGGATAATAATAACTGAAAAGATTAAGATTTTGTGGACATTTCATGATTGGACAATAATCAAGTTTGTAGTTAATcattagttttattttatttttattttggtataGAGAGTGTTTCAAAGAGTTGATGATGTAAATATGATCTAATCTTACCTTAGGGTTGAACACCCCTAATGacaaaaataacataaataagtttcagttcagttaagttttAGATAATttaagataagataaattcataaaaaataagtgaaattgGGTGAATAAAACGGATAATGATTTCATAACCCTTAGGATTGAACACCAtaacgacaaaatagagagaaatGACATAAACACGGTAGATTGTAAGATATTTTCACTCTGTAAATTACAACATAATTAGTCTTGTAAGACTCAGTTACTTTTAACAAAATCGGTAAAATATTAATTACTCTGGCGTATATGTGGGACAGAGGGGGTACAACCTAATAATTAATCTAGTGACCAAATTGTACTTGTTTGCTTCAATCGATTAAAAGGATAGATTAAAATCAATAATACATGCTAAGATTCCTTCCTTTGATTTCCAAACAGCTGGTACTATTATAGTACCTTGTATTcatatttttaatttcattttcgAGTCAATAATCCCTTGTACAATTGTACTACATACTAAGGAATTGAAAATTTGGTGTGCACGAAAAATATCTATACTAtctttttttaaatttaaatcgTAAAAGAATATTAATGTGCTAGAAATATAGCTTTTTATTTTTGGATAATTTGAATTTTCTCGGAACCTATATAGTTGATTAGAGGTCCAAATGCTTCTCATGTATTTCATATATCATATATGAGTCGCAGACTCGCAGGGAGACATGTTGGGTATTTAAAAGTTAAAACCATCTATTTTAAATGACATTTTAGCCGAATTTCTTGCAAAATGCTTATGAATCAAGGTTTGCCTTTTAAGTGAACAACCAGTGGATTTTTATACAAAAACTTCCTTATATGACCAATAGAATCAATTCCCCAAAATATTAGGATAACTTGTGTTGACAATTGGACTTTAAGAAAATATActgtataaaaaaattataatgcACATGAATGTATTGTCCTTTTGCTTGGTCTTCTACTCTTCTACTAGTGAATTAAATGATTTGTCTTTTAatcaatatttaaattaaataaataaataattgtcTTGCAAactatatttaaataaataaaataaatgatttGTCGATCCATTTGGCATTTGAATCTTATGAATGCTCCCCAATAAAAAGACATTACAACtcattatttgttttttattttgtaaGATTATTTTGATATTAATAGAAGGATCCAGGAAGCTAATCTTTAGAAGAATTATTAATGACAAGattatgttttaaaattttcGATAGTTTTGTTTAATTGCACTCGTTATTGACAAATAAATAAAGTGTTCATATTTGCTTAATTATTATTGTACACGTCCCCAAAGTTTCGATATATGCATCAGTATGCATACATCTTTCTCGTATAAGCGCATCACGTGCAATAGGTTATGGACCACGACCCATCAACAAATGTGGTGCATTGCACTTGCAATCTTGCAAAGTGCACATGCTCAACGTCCCAAAACTATGTATAGTCACTTTGATTATGAATAGTCACTTCGATCCATAATACAAATGCATATATATAGTTTAGGTACAATTCATCTAGCTTAgcgtaaaagacaaaaaaagaaaattgaagGTTTGTGCCAAATGCCTTAATTATAACTTATCCAGATCCACGGACTTTACACTTCTTTAAAGAATATCGCAAATTTTTAAGTAGGGATTGTTCACTAAACTTTGACACTTATGTCTTAAATATTATGCatctttttgtttaatttttacaTATAGTCATTAATTAATGAAGTTAATTTATTAAGGTTTTGTTCTTATCACATGATAAATGACGCGATTTCTGTCACATTGCAACTATTTTTACTTGACGAATTAATTTTTTACTGATTCCAAATTCTTTTGTCTAAGGAAGCGAGAATTAAATTGATTATACAACTAGGTACATTAGtttgcaaaaaaataataaaccaaATCTAAACATTTGATTAAAATTAGggattattaattttaattagtagAAAATCCATGAAGCTTAAGGTGTTAATTGGCCCTAGCATATCTAGAACTATGTCCATACGGACCACACCTATTATTAGACTTAACTATAAAGTTCGTGGTTACATTATTTTGTAATAAGTAACATTAATTGTTTTTGGTACATAAAGTTCGTAGTACTAAATCCACATGCAATGGGTCCTATGGACCCATTATAAAGAGTTATGCACTCCATTATTAGCAAATCCACAAGATCAACGTCCAAAAAAACATAGCATAGCCTATTTCTTTTGTCAATTTTATGAAAAATGTTACATTCCTTAACACATGCTTATGTTAATTAGGTAcagatttttttaataaattgaatTAGGTGCGGCGTTTTATAGCTAATttaaacttatctaaacttgtAAGTTGTATTTGGATAAACCTTATGAactcttatctgaacttatcaacgtttttctgaacttatttctaattaaataaagtgAAATGTACGGGGTCAGTCTAAATGTATTAAAAAAAACCCTTATTTAGTAAAGAACATATATAATTCAAGGTATATGATCGAGTTACTTttatggtttagaattaaattcatCTTTTACATAGTATAATTCTTCCCAAATTGAGTAGATTTACCAAATTGTATGaacttttaaaatttaattcagtcatacaattaaTCACACAACACTTACAATTTTGATTAAAAATGATCGATAAATTGTATGGCACATTCAGAATTTGATCgcatcatacaatcatacaacaCTTAAAATTCAGATTAAAAGTGATAGTTGCTTTATCAAATTATATGAACAtacctatgtcaaaaaaaaaaaaaaaaacaaattatatGAACATTCAAAATTTGAACACGTCATACACACCACTTATTATAATTCAGATTAAAAATGATCAAGTAACTTTATCAGATTGTATGAACTAACTATCGATGAATAATGTActtttataaaagaaaaaataataatagtataACACATGACATAATTTCGTGGTACAAATGATCACTCAAGTCCCAAATTTTAATTGTTTGGTAGGATCTGCTCAAAAGTACAAGAGATTTTATAAATCTTAGTTAGGCTAAAAAATCTACACTTTCCCATTTTAAAACCAATTTTTTTCTCTTTAAAAAATCAGCAATTTTAGggttattttataaaaaaaataaaaaattattaaaaataaaaaaaccaaaaaaaacagacaAGCCAGCTGTAATGACTAAAGTTTGTCCCACAAACAATTCTTTAAGTCCTCTATATGGACTATATATATAAATAGTTGCAATAAGACCATACCATCAACAAACTCAAAActcatcaaatcaaattcaaaccaatttctctctttatttttcaacaaccaaaaaaaactcaagaaaaaaagaaaaaagaaaaaatcaaaatgGCTTGTAATTGGTCACCTGAAAATGCTACCAAGGCATACATTAGAACTCTTAAAATGGTAAGCATTTTTACTAGTCTTTCAcgtcatttttttaaaaaaactttttTCGTGAAATATAAGCTCGAATTAAAATTTTCGATCAGTatctaatatatttaattttttttgctaacAGGAAACAAAAGAAACCGAACCGAACGCGGCCGAGTTCATTTCCGCTCTAGCGGCCGGTAACAACGCACAAGTGATGGTCGCGGCGTGTGCCCAAAAAATGGTAACACCAAATTTATTAGCCCTAGTGTCCGCGGCCCACCAAACCGGAGGTCACGTGACATGCATTGTCCCGGGACGTGAAGAGTTACAGTCCTCGAAACGTGCACTTAAGTCTGATTCAAAATACGTCAACTTTGTAATTGGTGACGCGGGTCAATTGTTACTTAATGAGTACAAAGACGCGGACTTTTTCCTAGTGGATTGTAACCTTAAGAACTACGAGGGTATTATGAGAGGGATGCACgcgatgaggagagagaaaaacggTGTTATATTAGGGTGTAACGCGTTTTGTAAGGGATCTACGTGGCAATGGAGCGGTCTAAGGACACATTTGTTACCTATTGGTGATGGTTTATTGGTGACCCGATTTGGTGGTGAAAATGGTAGGGATGTTCGGGCCGGGTCAAAAGGCGTGATTAAGAAGAGTAATTGGATTGTTAAGGTTGATAAATGTACTGGTGAAGAACATGTTTTTAGAGTTAGATCACCAAGGAAATTAGAGATTGCTGCTGGATTATAGTcttgttttaattaatattattaattaggaTGAAAGTTTTGATCAATTTTTAAAGTGGTTGATGAATTCCACTTCAAATATTCTATAGTGTAAATATATGTAATGTAAGTAATCTTTTCAATCCAAGATCTAAAACAATTGGAGTACTCAATTTTGTTCATTTGATCGATTTAATTCAAGTCATATTCAAGTGATGAGCCATCCGAATGATTCAGTTTCAAGTCCGTGTTTGGGTCATATTCAAATCTATAACACAGAGTACTTTTTTGTGAATCAatcatattaattaattttttgggCCGGTCGATCTGACAAGTTTGAGATGTATAAGTTTTTCTAGGGATCAATTTCGTATCAAATGAGCGGTTTAATTTCAAGTCGTGTAATCAAATAAAAGTCTGATTTTGTCAAATCTATCAAAATCATAAACAAATATCAAGAGATGATGAACATATAACAAGTTGTTAATGTATGAAGTCCGTGTATGGGTCATATTCAAATCTATACTGCATAGTACCTTTTTCGTGAATTAATCCTATTAAATTTTTGGAACGGATAAGTTTGGGTGTATCAGTTTCACTAGGGATCAATATCGAGTCAGATAATTTCATgtacgatttaattaaattcCAGTCGTATAATCAGATACAAGTCAATTTTGTGGAATCTATCAAGATCATAAACAAATATCAAGAGGGAAAAACAGGTGGTGTTGATGAAAATATCACAAGTTGTTCATATGATTATATGAATGATTGAACATGGTAGCTAAGACATGTTACTTTCCTGATTTGAGCATCATTCGTTGTACTTTCCTAAGCCTAATTAATTAACCTTCGAatgtatttcttaattaattaattagcttAATTGTACTTTGTTCATTCTAAAAGGAAGTAAAGTCTAAAGTTTAAAATGTCTTTTGGCTTTTTGTTCCAATGTACAGCTAACTTACCTTTTCACTTTAAGTCCTTTTAAATGGTGTTTAAGATCTAGCAAAGGTTAAGATCTTAACTAAAaagagtaattaattaatacaatAATACTCCTTTTGATCTATGTAAGATCGAGTTTCATTTTGACTTGACACGTGAATTGACTGAATTCTAATACAATAAAAGACTTGATTTGTTTTGCAAATTCTATGTTTATTTCAGGTGCGGATGAGAATTACAAAAAGGGAAAGGGAATTCGAACCTGCGACGACCAGGCTAAGACAACAGTCtcaaccactaggccaagacctTATTTTAATCGCAAATTCTATGTAACAATGTGATTATAAGTTGTGCTTGGTGATTAGAAGAAGATGAAACTAGATTTACCATTTTTATAAGTTTAGATGTTAAGAGTTAATTTCTTCATTTCTTTCCTATAATTTCCTAGTAAATGGTTAAACTTAGGAAAATGAAGTTTAAAAGTTAGTAAGTGttggaaaaaaaaacttttataCAAGTATATAGTAAAAAAGAAtattttagttcaaaaaatacTTAGTtgctttgtttgtttgtttggttCGTAGCTTTCTAGTTTCTTTTCTGTTATTTTTGTTTCTAGCTTTAGCTTTTATTTCTTTATAATCGTGGAGTTAGGCTCCCTcttttgcaccaaaaaaaaaatatagtaaaaAAGAAGATTTTAGTTCAAAATGTTATCctccaaaccaaaccaaaccaaaccaaacacgTAGCATATATAAACTTTGTCATCCAATTAACATCTGTATGTGCGTTAAACTGTCTAGCCTATTATCCTCGTTAACAAATGTACTACGGAGTATAACAACAAGTACATGCACGTCGCATAAACTTTCGCATCCAACATCTCTAGGTGCGTACAGTTTCCCGCCTATATATTATCAGCTACATAATGTAGCATAACAAGTACATGCATGCACGACGCATAAACTTTGGCATCTAACATCTCTTTGTGTGTACACTATCTAACCTATTATCCCCTACAGAATGTAGCATAACAACAAGTACATGCATGCACGACACAAACTTTGGCATCCAACATTTCTACGTGCGTATATACACTGTTCGACCCGTTATCCGGATGTAGTATAACAACAAGTACATGCACGACGCATAAACTTTGGCATCCAACATTTGTATATGCGTACACTGTCCGACCCACTATCCGTTACATAACGTAGTATAACATCAAGTACATGCACGACGCTTAAACTTTGGCATCCAAGATCTTTATGTGCGTACAGTACACTATCCGACCTATTATCCGTTACATAATGTAGTAAAACAATCACTCAACAAGTACATGCACGGCGCATAAACTTTGGCATATTACATCTGTATATGTACTTGTACACTGTCCATCCTATTATCGTTACAAAATGTAGTATAACAACAACTCAACAAGTACATGCACACACGGCGCATAAACTTTGGCATATTACATCTGTATATGTACATACACTGTCCATCCTATTATCCGTTACAGAATGTAGCATAACAACACATACatgcacacacgcacacacgcacgctCATTAAACACACTATCATAGACAGTACATATGACAGTACCATAACAGAACACCAAACATGTAAAGAAAGCAACATGTAAATGGTGTCCATACTCTCTATCTCTAGATAGATCAATTGCCAACTTGTAATAGACAATCTACATGTTGTTGCATACTTACATACTGATGGATGCTCTGACATACTTCAGAGTTTCGAGATCTGACAACTGACTTCAATTTTCTATACTTAAAACTATGTTAATCTCCATTCTAATTGCTCTGTTTTGCTTAATCAAATAACCCAAAAGGCAGAAAATACATTCTGTGTTCATACTTTCATGTGATTACTGACTAATTTACAACAACATTGACAGTATagaatataaatgaatatatcCCTCaaacttttaataatttttttgtatATCGAAGTATAGATGATCATGTGCTGGTTGGCTGGCCAACTGCAAGAAATAACACCAAATAATCGTACTGATAAGACAGTGTTAGAATATgtcttgaatcgg
This genomic stretch from Spinacia oleracea cultivar Varoflay chromosome 3, BTI_SOV_V1, whole genome shotgun sequence harbors:
- the LOC110782406 gene encoding hypersensitive-induced response protein 4; this translates as MGNTYCILGGCIDQASVGVIEKWGRFEKLAEPGLHCFNPLAGQFLAGILSTRINSLDVKIETKTKDNVFVQMLCSIQYRVVKQNADDAFYELENPREQIQSYVFDVVRAVVPKMNLDELFEQKGEVAKHVLEELAKVMGEYGYSIEHILMVDIIPDPAVRKAMNEINAAQRLQLASVYKGEAEKILLVKRAEAEAESKYLGGVGVARQRQAITDGLRENILNFSSKVEGTSSKEIMDLIMVTQYFDTIRDLGNSSKNTTVFIPHGPGHVKDISNQLRDGLMHAKSANLDGN
- the LOC110782277 gene encoding uncharacterized protein translates to MACNWSPENATKAYIRTLKMETKETEPNAAEFISALAAGNNAQVMVAACAQKMVTPNLLALVSAAHQTGGHVTCIVPGREELQSSKRALKSDSKYVNFVIGDAGQLLLNEYKDADFFLVDCNLKNYEGIMRGMHAMRREKNGVILGCNAFCKGSTWQWSGLRTHLLPIGDGLLVTRFGGENGRDVRAGSKGVIKKSNWIVKVDKCTGEEHVFRVRSPRKLEIAAGL